The genomic window GGAACTATTATTTTTCTGGAGCGTGGCTGCGACAAACCGATCAATTAGCCTCTTTGTTTAGTCCCGGACTTTATTTATTTGGGCAATCTATCAACATTCCTAAATTAGTTGCTGTTCCCCTCGTCTTGGGGGTATGTACGGCGATCTCCTATAAGATGGGACAATGGATTGAAAAACGCGCTAAATCCTACAGTCGTAAGCAACAGCCACAACTAGAACTTGCAACCATTCGCCATCGTATTTTTACCCTTTGCACCTTTGGCATTTTCAATTTCTTCTTTATTTTTGGTGGTCGTCCCCTAGTTCAACTTATGCCCTGGTCGGTACAATATCTTTACGATCTAGGTCTTGTTTCCTTAAGTACCCTCTGGCTTTACAAAACTTGGCGGCGACATAGCGATCTCTATGCTCGTGAAAACCTTGCTAGTCGCTTCCGCAAACAATTAGAGAAATTACAGCTTAATGTTTCACAGTTTTTAGATGGGCGGGTAATAAACGACCTCAATATTCACGAAGTATATGTTTTAGCTAAAGTTCTGCCCGGATTTACTCGTGAAAAACGACACCAGGCGTATAAAGGTGTGGTTCGTGACGCACTAGAAGAAGGTTATGTTAACTACTCCAGCAGTCTAGAAGTTTTACAGCAAATGCGCCAAGAGCTAGGGATTACCGATGACGAACACCGCATTGTATTAGAAGAATTGGGCATTGAAGATCCAGAATTACTCAGTCCCAACCGTCAACGCAGTTTAGAAAATCAGATCCGACTAAGCGGCTATCGCAAATCTCTAGAACGATTGATGTTACTACAAAGCAAACAGCCCGATCGCGCAACTTTAGTACAATTGTCGCCCGAAGATACAGCCGAAGTTCGCTCTCTGCGCCGTGAATATTCAATTACCGCCCAAGATGAAGAATGGATTTTAAGTGGATTTTCTGTAAACGAAAATAGCGCCAAAAAAGCAGAGTTTTTACTTACTCAGTTACCAGACTTGATTGCTTGTTATCGCGCCTTAAATCAACCTATGCTGCAAAAACATCAAGCGGTGTTGACTCTGTTGCGAGAAAATATTAGTCACAAAAAAGAACTAATTGTTCGCTCGGTTTTAGAAACTTTGGTAATACTCCAAAACGAGCCGCCAGCCCCAATATTGGCACAATCTTTGCAGCAAGCGTCACCATCAATTTTAATAGAAATTCTCCAAGAGGAGGGCGTAGGCGATCGCTTAAGCGCAGAGATTCGGCAAGTTTTGACCCAACCGGGAGAAATACCCGTCTTTTGTTCGCTAGAATTTTCATCGTCAGAGATTTTAGACCGTTTAGCAACGCTGCTCCAAGAACAAAATCCGATGATTCAAGCAGCATCACTATATATAATTGCTCAATTAGATCCAGAACGCGGCGCGGCGAGTTCTCACTATCAGCATTCCAACTCTAGTTCTCCTTTAGTTCAAGAAACTGCTAAAAAGCTACTATCTTCCCCAAACTCATCTCTGAGCGAATTTCCCCTGCTAGAAAAGTTGGTTTATTTATATAACAGCAATTTTTTCCACCGGATGCAGAGTCAAACCCTAATTGCTCTAGCTGAACGCGCAACGGTAAAAAACTATGCTCAGGGCGAGACAATTACAGAAGCGGGGGACACCTGTAGAGAGTTGTTGCTATTAATTGAAGGCGATGCCAAAATTCATTATCAAACGGGTGGTTTAGCTCAAACCGAGCAGGTGCGTCCGGGGCAAACTCTAGACGAGCTAGAGGTTTTAGCACACAGCAACTCAGAAAACACAATTGTTGCAGATAGCAAAACCACGCGAATTTTAGCTATTTCCATCGATACCTTTGACGACTTACTCGACCAAGATCCAGATTTTGCCCGCCGAGTTTTGGAATTAGAAAGTAAGCATTTACAAAGATTTGTGCGATCGGTACAGTCTTTATAAGCCGTTTTCGGGCGATCGCCTTTGTAACTTTAGATAACAGAAAAGCGCTAGATAATACCAAAAGTTATACAGAAAAATTCCGTACAATACCCCATAAAGGTTGGATATACGGAAATTTTTTTATAATTTGCAACTGTGGATGTTGGGAATAAACTTTCTGTATATTATGCTTAAAAAATAGCTACAATGTATACATATTTTTAAATAAAATTAAATGTCACAATTAGAAAAGCAGCATTACGTTCCCCAGCAATATTTAAGGCTTTTTAGTCATAATAGAAAAAAAATATTTGCATTCTCCAAGCCTGAGCAAAAATTTTTTTCTCCCAATGTGAATAATGTTGCAAGTGAAAAATGTTTCTATGATTTCCCTCAAAATGCAACTCAGCCTGAGAATATCAAGTTTATTGAAGAACTATTTGGAGACTTAGAGGGGAGACAAGATAGATTTTTGAGGCATCTTCAAAAGAAGATAGATGGAATTTTTCGTTTAAGTCTCAATCCCAACAAAGAGGCTAGAAAGATCCATTTAATAAATGCTCTCACCACAGATCAACGAAAGGATTTAGCCTGTATTGCTGCAATTCAGTTTCTTAGGACAAAAGAGTTTCGGAAATTTATAGTTGAGATGCGTAAATCAACCGAGTCTCTAAGAACCAATATTCTAGAAGAAGAAATCATAAAAGAATTTGATAAACTATTGTCCATAAGCTTTGACGAAAAACTAATTTCTGATATTAAATCTCTTATTGTTGATAAAAGTAGTTCTATTGAATCTTCAATGTATAAAGAAGGTTTGGCTGTAATACACGCCAAATTCATTCTCGACCATTATAAACAAGTAGCACAAATCTTTAACAGTCACATCTGGTTAATTGGAATCAATGATACAGACCGACCTTTATTCACCTCAGATCATCCTGTAGCTCGACATCCTTATCTGTCTCTAGGAGGTATTGCTTCTGAGGGAATCGAAATTGCATTTCCTCTTAATATCAGAGCAATTTTGATTATGCGAGATAAACAATATTTTCAAGAGCAGGTTAATCAAGACAATAAACTTTTCTTCCTTACTCTTGAGGATGTTGAGCATTACAATAAATTGCAAATATATAACAGCAATCGATATGTTTTTTGTTCTGATGACTGCTTTGACTTAGTTAAGATAGTCTGCAAACAGCAACCTGAGATATGCTCAGAAGATAGAAATAGAGTTCAACTTAAAAATGGTGAACCACAATAATGCGCCATAACGAATCATTAGAGCGGATGATACGGCATTAGAAAAGGTATTCACGCTGTTAGCTATGACTTAAATATACGATCATTTTGTTGGTGGGTAACGACCAAGTAGTTCTTCTTCTGCCCGAATTGATAGAATAATTGCACGATTCAGTTTCAAAGCATTGACAGTCGCACGTCCCACTAATGTCAAACCAATAACCTGAAAATCTCTCCAGTAAAAATGCTCCTTCCAAGCTTGTTGACGAGGATTAAAAATTTTCACAAATTCACTCGTTTCGGGATCTTCTACGTCTTGCCTTGCCCCTTTGTAGAGTGAGCAAGATACACACGCAAGAGCTAAGTTATCTGCCGTTGTTGAGCCACCCGCTACTACAGGAATCACATGATCGACATGAAATGTAGCTGCTTGCCCCAATTGTGATAAACCGCAATACTCACAATAGTTTTCTGCCCTTTGAATAACCAATCGACGCAAAGATACAGGGATTGATGCCATCTATTTTTACTTTGCTACTCTTTGCGATCGCAAATGTAGCAGAGACAGAAACTCAGCTAATTCAACTAAACCCTCTGCCTCGTCTCTTTCTAATGGAGTTAACATTTCACCAGTATCTTGATGATCTAGCAAGAGTTGAAGACGATTGTGAACCGCTTTAGGGAGTTGAAAGTGAGTCAATTCAATAGGTATCTCAATGACTTCAGGCATAGAGGTAAGGGATGTAGAATACTAACGAGTATTTAATGCTATTGTAACTCAATGATCTTTTTTGCCGTTTTGCGCTAAGGTAGCACTGCCACCTAACACATCGCTGCACCAAAACGGAATCATAAGCTATTGATTGAGTTGCAGAGTGTGTTGCCGTCTGGTGAGCTTTGCTATTGGGCTGCTGAACTGATTTTTAGGGAAGGTATGTTGAAGTTATCTGTTAGCTTTAACACTGTTTTGCTATCTTCTGTGATGCCGAAGTTTGAAGATCGACTAGAAACTATTTATGCCAAAAGTCGCTAGGCGTGGCGAGAATGGTTAGAAAGGAACTATGTTTCAGTTTGGTGTTTTAAGGCGGCAGGAAAAGCGATCGCCTTCCATCCTATTTTCACCCATTACCAAGCATTTTAATATTTGCTTTGACGTATAAGTTTTTATAGCAACGAGCCTTAAGAATATCTGAGCGGGAGCGCACTTTTACTTGCTCCCACAGTATTTTAAAGCGACTTCTGGCAACGACTGACAATGTACATCAGACTTTTTGCGAAAGTAAAATTTAAAATTGATTTGCATTTATGTAAAGCTCATAATTGTAAATAGAAGCTATTAAATTAAACCTTAATTCAAAGGTTTTCTTCGGTTTCGATATCGCCCTTGTAAAATTCTAAATCTTTTCAAATGTGCAAAGATATTTTCAATAACTATTCTCTCTTTTGCTAGCTCTCTATTCTCTTTTTTATCTGCTATAGAAAACTTACCTTTTTTTGGCTTCTTTTTAGGTGTTTTACTGAAATGATGATACTTTTTAATTCCTTCTCTTGAAAAGCTTGGGGGAAGGAAACCGCTCCCCCCAACTTTTCGCTGATATCCTTTGTCTGCTAAACATCTAACCTCTTTTTTAATCCTGATCTTACTCCTTTTATACAACTTAAAATCATGCTCAGTCCCTTTTCTATATGCTGTACATAGTATTTCTCCATTCCTTTTATCGATAATTACTTGGGCTTTCAATGTATAGATTTTTTCTTGCCGCTATAATAGCTCTTTTGTTTTTTTAGGTCTTTCTATGGGGGTTTCGCTTACATCTATCACTACTGTTTCTAGCTGACAATCATCTTGGATTAGTCTTTTTTTTCCTGGTAATCTTAATTCGGGTGCTTGAATTAATATATTTTCTATTTTCCTAGTGCTTCGATAGGCTGTGGACTCGTTTACTCCCCAAGTTGCTCCTAAATGAAAATATGTTCTGTACTCTCGTAAAGCTCTGTGGGGGAAGCTTCCACTCGCGTGACTTTACGTAAGTATTCTATGGTCATTAAAACTTGGTCTTCTACCCCTAATTTCGATGGTTTCCCTGTTATCTTACGTGAACAATATACTTTTTTGACTATTTCTACCCTTTGCTTAAATGTCTCATACTGCACTCCACATAGACGCTTAAAGTCTTCAGCCTTTAGCTTTTTTACTTGTTTATAAGTCATTTTTGTATTTATCTAATCTCTTTCTCCCCATTGTAATTCGTACTTTTGCAAGAGGTCTAGTATTAACGATCTTTGGCTCTGCTTTGAATTGTCGTCCTAAATCCTACTTTGAAATTATTTTCTAGCTCAAAACTTACTGTCAAAATAGTTGCATAAATAAACTATTAGGTGATTTGGTAAAGTAAATATTAAACGATCGCCTCACCTTGATTGCCACCAATACTTAGCGGCTAAAACCAGGACAAAGATAGCTTTTCTACAGCAATGCTATCTTTTATCCCATCTCAAGCAGGCGATCGCTAATTGGCACAGAAACTAATGGCGATCGCACTTTACCTACCAATTTTCGCTAAATTAAAAAAATATCCTAGAGGAAACCGATTAATGTCGTCAGCACAACTATTATTGGTAGATGATGAGCCGGGATTGCGCGAAGCTGTCAAAGACTATTTATCTGAAAGCGGTTTTAGCGTTCAAGTAGCTAGTTCTGCTCGTGAAGGCTGGGAACTAATCCAACAAAATACCCCAGACCTGGTAATTTCTGATATTATGATGCCCCAAGTAGACGGCTACCAGTTTCTTAAGCAATTACGCGACGATCCTCGGTTTAAAGCCCTGCCCGTGATATTTTTAACTGCTAAAGGGATGACAGGCGATCGCATTCAAGGCTATCAAGCAAGGTGCGATGCCTATTTATCCAAGCCTTTCGACCCCGATGAATTAGTCGCTATTGTCGAAAACTTACTAGAACGCCGCGTAGTAGCAACGGCTACTACCGAACATGGCGATATCCCAGATATTGCCGATTTAGCTCATCAAATTGCGCAAATTAAGGCGATTCTTACTCAAAAAAACGGCATCGTCCAAACACCCATGCCGTTTAAAATCGACCTCACACCTAGAGAGCAGAGCGTATTAGATTTAGTTACAACAGGATTGATGAATAAAGAAATTGCCCGTCAACTGCAAACTAGCGTCCGTAATGTCGAAAAGTATGTTAGCCGTCTATTTAGCAAAACTGGGACAAATAGCCGTACCGAATTAGTCCGTTTTGCTTTAGAACATGGGTTAGCTAAATAACTCTAGGCAGCGATCGCGGCAACTAAAAATAAGCTATCTACTAAAATCGTACTCAATACCGCGCCCCCAAATGCCCACCAATGCAATTGTTTAGATAGTAAAGGTAACGTTCCGCAAACTAGCAATACGATAGCAAGAACTATTGCTAGACCCTGCCCCAGGGGTGTTTGAACCTGTCCTAAAGCACTGTGCAAAATTGTGGGCGTTGACTCTGGCTCTATCATAATTTGCCGCCAGTAGGGAATTAAATCTACTAACCAAAAATATATATCTGTTAACACAGTTCCCAGTAATGAACCCAGATAAAAATAGTTGCCTACTTTGCCCCAACCGCGTCTCAAACAAACGATCGCAAAGGGCAGCGCGATCGCTTCTACGGGCAAGTGTAACAACGGTTCCCAGCGCAGCCAGCCCCAGTAAACTGAACCCGCTAACCAACTCCAACTAAAACCTAGTAATAAGTCTCCCCAAATATAAGTTTTGGGTTGTGACATCAACTTATAACCTAGCCATAACCAAGCCGCCGTTAGTACCAAACTCAGCCAAGGAAGCACTCTTACAAGTGGCGCTTCTATAAATACTGGCACGGTTACTAAAAAAACTGCTGCTCCAAAAGTTAACCAGGCTTGTTTAAAGCCAACTTGCCAAGAAATATTACTAACTCTTTGCGTCTCGGCGGTTGCCAGCGAGGAAGTTACGACGCTATAAGGGGGCAATGTTTGGTTAACCAAGGTACTATATTAATATTATTTACTTAACTTAATCTTACTTAACGATACCATAAAATCGATGCCCTGGGGGGGCATATTAATAATACCTTAATTATTAAGCTCTACCGGGGTGTAAGCAGCTAAAGATTTGACGGCGGTTAGCAAAAGTGTCAATTTAAGGAGAAACTGCGATCTCACTCCAAAAAAAACAAATTATGGCTTCAGCAAAATATCAAATCTTAGCTTTGGGTAGCCTCTTTGCAGTTATTGCACTACCAGTCCAAAGTCAAACATTGCCAGCAGTAACTACAACACAGCCAAATATTTTTCAAGCAATTATTCTGGGGATGGTGCAGGGACTAACAGAATTTTTACCTATTAGTAGTACCGCTCACCTGAAAGTAATCCCTGTATTATTAGGCTGGGGAGATCCGGGAGTCGGTCTAACTGCTGTAATTCAGTTGGGAAGTATCGCCGCCGTACTATGGTATTTTTGGAGTGATCTAACTCAAATAACCCTCGGCGCATTCACCGCAATTAGGCAAAAAAATTACAAATCCTATGACTTGCGCCTAGCCATCGGCATTATGCTAGGAACTTTACCAATAGTATTTTTTGGACTATTAATTAAAGTATTTATCCCCGACTACGATAATTCCCCCGTGCGGAGCTTAGAAGCGATCGCAATTTCTTCAATAGTAATGTCGCTTCTACTTGGACTTGCCGAACAAATTGGCAAACGCAAACGCAACTTTGAACACCTAACCGTTACCGATGGCGTAGTGATGGGATTAGCGCAAGCTCTGGCTTTAATTCCTGGTGTATCGCGCTCTGGATCGACATTAACGGCGGGGTTATTTATGGGTTTAGAAAGAGGTGCGGCGGCTCGATTTTCTTTCTTACTGGGAATTCCAGCAATTACTTTAGCCGGACTTGTGGAATTAAAAGACTTAGTAGACATAGGAATAACCAACGACAGCATAGTTACAATGATTGTGGGCGTAATTTCTGCCGCTATATTTTCCTATTTAGCGATCGCTTGGTTACTGCGCTTTTTGCAAACTCAAAACACTTGGGTATTTGTTTGGTACAGACTAGCCTTTGGGATAGCGATATTAATTGCGATCGCCACTAACTTATTGCCAAATAGCTAAAAGCTGCGCCGCCGGAAAGATTTATGAATGCCACCAACCCCGCCATAATTACAAAAATAATCCCTGAGTCCATCGCCGCCGAAATGGGCTTTGAAGTTGGAGATAAAATTTTATCTATCAACGGTACGCGCCCCCGCGACTTAATAGACTATCAATTTTTGTGCGCTGACGAACTATTAGAACTAGAAGTAATCGACACTACTGGAAAAACTCATCTCTTAGAAATTGAGAAAGAATACGATGAAGGCTTAGGATTAGAATTTGACAGCGCCTTATTTGACAATTTAATTCAGTGTAATAATCGTTGCCCTTTTTGCTTTATAGATCAACAGCCCCCCGGTAAACGCGAAAGCTTATATTTTAAAGATGACGATTATCGCCTCAGCTTTCTTTATGGTTCTTACCTTACTTTGACTAACTTAAGTCAAAAAGAATGGGCAAGAATTGAGCAAATGCGCCTATCGCCTTTGTATGTATCCGTCCACGCCACCGAGCCAGAAATTAGAACTAGACTATTAAAAAATCCTCGCGCTGGGGAAATATTAAAACAATTAAAGTGGTTTCAACAAAAGCGGCTACAAATTCACGCTCAAGTAGTCGTATGTCCTGGAATAAATGACGGTCAGCATTTAGAAAAAACTCTACTTGATTTGGCATCTTTTCACAAAGGCAAAATCCCCGCCGTCGCCTCGGTGGCTATTGTACCTGTAGGCTTAACTAAGTTTCGCCCCAACGAAGACGAATTAATCCCCATTACTCCCCAAAAAGCCGCCGAAGTTATCCAACAAGTACAAAATCTACAAACTAAATTTCGGAATTCTCTAAAATCTACCTTTGCTTGGTTAGCTGACGAGTGGTTTTTGATTGCTGGGCAATTCTTGCCCCCCGAATCTGATTATGAAAACTACCCGCAGATAGATAATGGTGTCGGTTCAATTCGTTCATTTTTGAAAGAATTTCAACTAGCAGCCGAAAACCTGCCAAAACAAATTGTTAAACCAAAAAAGTTTACTTGGATAGTAGGTAACGCTGTAGAAAAAGCATTTCAACCAATTGTAGAGCGGCTAAATAAAGTAGAAAATTTGGAAATAACTATGGTGGCTTTATGTAGCAATTATTGGGGACAAAGCATTACAGTTACAGGTTTACTTACAGGAGAAGATTTGTTATTAGGGTTACAACAGAAATCTTTGGGCGATGGGGTGCTATTACCTGCTATGATGCTTAAGCATGGTGATACTTGTTTTTTAGACGACATGACCGTTACAGAACTTGCCTCCAGACTCAGTACGCCAATTTTACCCGTCCGGGGGATTGCCGAGCTAATCGAGACTTGTATTAAATAATGCCAATAAAATTAACTTTACCCGTGCTGCTACCAGCAGTGATGGCTACTTCTAGCCGAGAAAAAGTAGGGAAAAATTTATATGCTTGGTTAGGAGCAATTTTTTGGGGAGCAAGTTTGCTACCAATATTTACTTTGCCTGCCAAAGCTGTAGAAACAGAAATATTGGGAGTAGTCAAGAGCGAAGAAAACACTCAACACTGGCAAACTATAACCACGCGCTTGCAGGCATCGAGAATAAATTATTGTGTGATTGACTTAGCAAGTGTAAGAAGCGTAACAGATTTAAGCGATCGCCCAGTGGTATTTTTGCCGAATATTGAGACAATTTCCCCGGCTCAGGCGATCGCTCTAGAATCATGGATGAGCAAAGGCGGACGGATAATTACAAGCGGCGCTATCGGTAACAGAAGTCAGCCTGGGGTTCGGCAACTAATGCGGAGCCTGTTGGGGGGCTACTGGGGCTTTGGATTTAAAGCGCCATCAAAGTTGCAACCATTAAAAACTAACTCCCAACAGTGGGTAAAAAATTCTTTAGGAGGTACAGCTTGGGGAGGAACGGTAATTCCAACTAGCGTTACTAGCCAAACCGCCGCCGTTTGGCAAATGTCTAACGCTCCCTCCGCCGTCGTCACCACCGAGCGCACAACACTTTTAGGCTGGAATTGGGGAACAAATGCCGCCACTACTGCCGAATTTGATACAGCGTGGTTAAAAGCTGCTCTTAGTCGTCATGTCAAATTAGTCGCTACGAATAATACCGCTAAACCAAAAAACTGTAATGGGACAGTAGCTTCAAATACAAATAGAATTTCCGTCAAACCAAAAACGCCAGAAATTACGCCTTTAAGGACAATTCAACCTGAAATAACTAGACAAACAGTTACTCTGCCAACAAATCAACTGCCAAGGGTTGCAAAGCCCCCAATAGCTATAAGCCCTAATAGTAGAGTAGAAACAGGCTTTATTACTCCTGCTGCTGACGAGCCTTTAGATAGGCTGGCACCAAGAGGATTAATTGCTCCCAACGCCAAAACTCCAATTACAGGATTAGAGGCGATCGCACTGCGCCAAGAATTAGATAATTTAATTGGGAGATTTGAAAGCGCCCAACTAGCGGCATCTTCGCGCAATCATCGCCCTACCGAATCAACACAAATAGCTAGTTCTGACATTACGACCATACCCCAAAGCGCTACTCAAGCCTTGGATAAAGCTAGAGAAATTGCCAAAACTTTACCGCAATTAGTTAGCACTAGAAACTACACCAAAGCAAGAAGCGAATGGCTCAAAGCTTCTCAATTATTGTGGGACAATTACCCTACTAGCCGCCCGACTTCGCAACCAGAAATTCGTGCCATGTGGTTAGATCGTGGCACAATCGTCCGTGCAGGCTCGGAGCAAGGATTAGCAAAAATTTTTGATAAATTGGCAGCGTCGGGAATTAATACTGTTTTTCTAGAAACCGTCAATGCTGGCTATCCTATCTATCCAAGTAAAGTTGCACCCCAAGCAAATCCTTTAGTCAAAGGTTGGGATCCTTTAGAATCGGGAGTTAAGTTAGCTCACGAACGTGGGATAGAGTTGCACGCTTGGGTATGGGCTTTTGCTGTAGGCAATCAACGTCATAATACTTTAGTTAATCTTCCGACGAACTATCCAGGGCCAGTTATTGCGGCTCATCCCGATTGGGCAAGCTATGATAACCGAGGTAACTTGTTTCCCCTTGGTCAAAATAAACCGTTTTTAGATCCGGCAAATCCCGAAGCACGACAGTATTTACTTGCTCTATGCGATGAAATTGCCCAGCGCTACAAAATCGATGGCTTGCAACTAGACTATATTCGCTATCCGTTTCAAGATCCCGCCGCCGATCGCACTTACGGTTATGGTAGAGCCTCAAGGCAGCAATTTAAGCAGTTAACGGGAGTAGATCCGACGAAAATTAGTCCGCGCGATCGCCTTTTGTGGCAAAAATGGACTAATTTTCGCACCGCACAAATCGATTCTTTTGTGGCTCAAGTAGCGCAGAAATTGCGTAAAACCCGCCCAAATGTAATTATGTCGGTTGCAGTGTTTCCGCTTTCGGAACACGATCGCCTCAATAAGTTACAGCAGCATTGGGAAGTATGGGCGCAACGGGGGGATGTAGATTTAATTATTCCCATGACTTATGCGCTGGATACTTACCGTTTCCAGCGTCTAGCGCAACCTTGGATTAGTTCGATAAATCTAGGTTCAGCGCTGATTGTACCGGGAATTCGTTTATTTAATTTAACTTCTCCTGTGACCGTAGACCAAATTCAGTTGGCGCGAGACTTGCCAATTAGCGGTTATGCGTTATTTGCTGTAGAAAATCTCAATAGCGACTTACAAAACATTTTTCAACGCACCCAAGGCAAAGTTAATGAGCCAATTCCTTATCGTCAGCCTTTCGGTGCGGCGGCGGCTAGGTTTACATCGTTGCAACAGCAATGGGATTATTTATTAGCTAATAACCAATTGGTTCTAGTGAAAAGTGGTCAATCAACTTTTAACGCCAAAGCCAAAGTCTTAGAAACCGCTTTAGCAGAACTTGCTGCTAATCCTACATCAGGGCGATTGAGTACCGCAAAGACGGCGTTAGCTGCTTTTGAGTTGCAGTTTATTGACGGAATGCGCTTTTACAGGTTAGAAAATCCTTATCAATTTAAAGTTTGGTTAAATCGGATTGATACTATAGAGCGATTATTAGTTTATGGCGATCGCATGGTGATCAAAAAGCACCGCTAAATTTCGCGTTTGGGAATAACTATATAACCCGTTGCGCGATCGCCCAATACTATATTTTTTTCCTCTCCCCAGTACCACCAATAAGCGCCCACATAAGCGCAAACTATACTATCTAACTTGTCTTCCAATGCTTTTAAAGCTTTTCCAGTAGTGGGGATTTCAGCAAACAGCACTGGATGAGAATTGAGATTGAGGGCGGGTGTAAAGGTGGGTAAAACTTCTACGATATATTTATACAGTTTAATTAGTTCTAAGCGACGCTCTAACAAGCGTCCTTTTTTGTACTTAAGGATCAAAGGTAAATTAAATAATTCTACGATCGCCGGATGGGGGAATACTTCAATTTGATATTTACCCAGTTTTTGGGGTGTAATTTCTGGCGCGTGGACAAAACCTCGATGTTCTAACTCTACGCCGAAGTTTACAGTGCGATCGGCAAAAGCAAGACCAAGATTAGCAGGATAACAACCCGCATGGTAACGTCCAAAATATTTGTGGGTAAGTTTATCAGGTAAGCGTGATCCTGTAAGGTTGGGAATAATTGTCGGCGCATCTACCGCCGCGATCGCATTATCTTGTGGTTGAACCCAATTATCTAACCAAGAAAGTACATCGGCGATTTCTTCAATCCGATCTAAATTTAATAGATGCAACTGTTCGTTTACTAATTCCAAACAACATAGTCCGCTTGGTTGCGATTTCCAACCTAGATCAATACCAATAAATTTCAATCGCTTTAAAAATCCCGCAAAAACTTGACCAAAATTTGCCCTAGGCTTGCTAACACATTTTTAGACTATGATAGTTTACCTAGTGCGATCGCCTTTAATATTTATCTATGTTTCCCATAGCCGAATGCAATCAAAAGAACTTTTTTCATGAGCTAGTAATCAGTAAAATAAAAGCCGATATATGAAATGTAGATGCACGTCTGGGGTCTAAAACTATTTGACTCAATACGCCAACGGTCTATTTATTTAATCAAAAGTGACCTGAACAGTCCCAGCAGCCGTACCATTACTTTTCCACAGGTTTGTAGAGGAAGAGAAGCTTCTCCTAGCAGTAAAGTACAATATGCCATTAACATTTGCTAAGTCCTCCGGATTAGAACCGTAATTTCCAGGGAAAATGTCTTTAACTAGAACAGTCCCGGCAACCGTACCATTACTTTTCCACAGTTCTTTACCATGAAGGACGCTCTCAGCACTAAAGTACAGTATGTTATTGACACTGACCAAGTTACTTGGTCTAGAACCATCAACCCCAAGATTAATATCTTTAAGTTGAATAGTGCCAAGTCTTGTACCGTCACTCTTCCAA from Synechocystis sp. PCC 7509 includes these protein-coding regions:
- a CDS encoding undecaprenyl-diphosphate phosphatase; its protein translation is MASAKYQILALGSLFAVIALPVQSQTLPAVTTTQPNIFQAIILGMVQGLTEFLPISSTAHLKVIPVLLGWGDPGVGLTAVIQLGSIAAVLWYFWSDLTQITLGAFTAIRQKNYKSYDLRLAIGIMLGTLPIVFFGLLIKVFIPDYDNSPVRSLEAIAISSIVMSLLLGLAEQIGKRKRNFEHLTVTDGVVMGLAQALALIPGVSRSGSTLTAGLFMGLERGAAARFSFLLGIPAITLAGLVELKDLVDIGITNDSIVTMIVGVISAAIFSYLAIAWLLRFLQTQNTWVFVWYRLAFGIAILIAIATNLLPNS
- a CDS encoding TIGR03279 family radical SAM protein translates to MNATNPAIITKIIPESIAAEMGFEVGDKILSINGTRPRDLIDYQFLCADELLELEVIDTTGKTHLLEIEKEYDEGLGLEFDSALFDNLIQCNNRCPFCFIDQQPPGKRESLYFKDDDYRLSFLYGSYLTLTNLSQKEWARIEQMRLSPLYVSVHATEPEIRTRLLKNPRAGEILKQLKWFQQKRLQIHAQVVVCPGINDGQHLEKTLLDLASFHKGKIPAVASVAIVPVGLTKFRPNEDELIPITPQKAAEVIQQVQNLQTKFRNSLKSTFAWLADEWFLIAGQFLPPESDYENYPQIDNGVGSIRSFLKEFQLAAENLPKQIVKPKKFTWIVGNAVEKAFQPIVERLNKVENLEITMVALCSNYWGQSITVTGLLTGEDLLLGLQQKSLGDGVLLPAMMLKHGDTCFLDDMTVTELASRLSTPILPVRGIAELIETCIK
- a CDS encoding family 10 glycosylhydrolase — protein: MPIKLTLPVLLPAVMATSSREKVGKNLYAWLGAIFWGASLLPIFTLPAKAVETEILGVVKSEENTQHWQTITTRLQASRINYCVIDLASVRSVTDLSDRPVVFLPNIETISPAQAIALESWMSKGGRIITSGAIGNRSQPGVRQLMRSLLGGYWGFGFKAPSKLQPLKTNSQQWVKNSLGGTAWGGTVIPTSVTSQTAAVWQMSNAPSAVVTTERTTLLGWNWGTNAATTAEFDTAWLKAALSRHVKLVATNNTAKPKNCNGTVASNTNRISVKPKTPEITPLRTIQPEITRQTVTLPTNQLPRVAKPPIAISPNSRVETGFITPAADEPLDRLAPRGLIAPNAKTPITGLEAIALRQELDNLIGRFESAQLAASSRNHRPTESTQIASSDITTIPQSATQALDKAREIAKTLPQLVSTRNYTKARSEWLKASQLLWDNYPTSRPTSQPEIRAMWLDRGTIVRAGSEQGLAKIFDKLAASGINTVFLETVNAGYPIYPSKVAPQANPLVKGWDPLESGVKLAHERGIELHAWVWAFAVGNQRHNTLVNLPTNYPGPVIAAHPDWASYDNRGNLFPLGQNKPFLDPANPEARQYLLALCDEIAQRYKIDGLQLDYIRYPFQDPAADRTYGYGRASRQQFKQLTGVDPTKISPRDRLLWQKWTNFRTAQIDSFVAQVAQKLRKTRPNVIMSVAVFPLSEHDRLNKLQQHWEVWAQRGDVDLIIPMTYALDTYRFQRLAQPWISSINLGSALIVPGIRLFNLTSPVTVDQIQLARDLPISGYALFAVENLNSDLQNIFQRTQGKVNEPIPYRQPFGAAAARFTSLQQQWDYLLANNQLVLVKSGQSTFNAKAKVLETALAELAANPTSGRLSTAKTALAAFELQFIDGMRFYRLENPYQFKVWLNRIDTIERLLVYGDRMVIKKHR
- a CDS encoding DUF429 domain-containing protein, which gives rise to MKFIGIDLGWKSQPSGLCCLELVNEQLHLLNLDRIEEIADVLSWLDNWVQPQDNAIAAVDAPTIIPNLTGSRLPDKLTHKYFGRYHAGCYPANLGLAFADRTVNFGVELEHRGFVHAPEITPQKLGKYQIEVFPHPAIVELFNLPLILKYKKGRLLERRLELIKLYKYIVEVLPTFTPALNLNSHPVLFAEIPTTGKALKALEDKLDSIVCAYVGAYWWYWGEEKNIVLGDRATGYIVIPKREI